The Clupea harengus chromosome 6, Ch_v2.0.2, whole genome shotgun sequence genome contains a region encoding:
- the usp47 gene encoding ubiquitin carboxyl-terminal hydrolase 47 isoform X8 → MEMVPSEENQLVPKEIESAAEEPRVLCIVQDTTNAKTVNARLTLNLPASTPLSKLCEDVAHKAGYVNGTFDLAWGSTEAMAPLDQSSEMTLVDSGFAAGKKNFLHLIDKDGEQPQIASDESGTADSSGLDDSSQDRFIGPLPRDGTVGCSSDYSSPSYSYSSILNKSETGYVGLVNQAMTCYLNSLLQTLFMTPEFRNALYNWEFESESEEDPVTSIPYQLQRLFVLLQTSKKRAIETTDVTRSFGWDSSEAWQQHDVQELCRVMFDALEQKWKQTEQADLINQLYQGKLKDYVRCLECGYESWRVDTYLDIPLVIRPFGSSQAFGSVEEALQAFVQPETLDGPNQYFCERCKKKCDARKGLRFLHLPYLLTLQLKRFDFDYTTMHRIKLNDRMTFPEELDMSSFIDVEDEKSPQTESCTDSGAENEGSCHSDQMSNDFSTDDAVDEGICLDSAASTERVLKPKSSLTFELFSVMVHSGSAAGGHYYACIKSFSDGQWYSFNDQHVSKITHDDIRKTYGGSSGSRGYYSSAFASSTNAYMLIYRLKDPTRNAKYLDAEEFPEHIKRLVQREKESEEQEKRQREIERNTCKIKLFCMHPVKNMMMMENKLEVHKDKTLREATETAYKLMDLEGVAPLDCCRLVKYDEFHEYLERSYEGEEDMPMGLLLGGVKSSYMFDLLLETRLPDQVFQPYKPGEVMVKVHVVDLKCETIAPPVSVRAYLNQTVTEFKQLIAQATGLSAESMRVVLERCYNDLRLLYVPNKTLKAEGFFRSNKVFVESSDSVDHQVTFTDSLLWKLLDRHGNTIRLFVTLPEQSPGSLANRTSCPKAGATGGGGVDSEDSLEGGAKGSRKSVEAILEESTEKLKNLSLQQQQQQQQQQQQQGLVTSTSGSQKSSDHSDFEHIDSPSQDTESPSTSQPAAPSQTAQQQPLQPQQESRGRVGPSGGAGGSCAGAAAAASFSSSDPDNQFPLEERSDSDMNNDRSTSSVDSDILSSSHSSDTLCNADSSGPLPLANGLDSHSITSSRRSKAHEGKKETWDTAEEDSGTDSEYDENGKSKAEAPYLYFRAEPYTQDEGAGDAQKCLLVHVDKRITLAAFKQNLEPFVGITATQFKVFRVYANNQEFESVRLNETLSSFSDDNKITIRLGRALKKGEYRVKVYQLLINDAEPCKFLVDTVFAKGMTVRQSKEELQPLLKDQCKLDLSIDRFRLRKKTWKNPGTVFLDYHVYEEDINISSNWEVFLEVLEEPERMKSMSQLAVLTRRWRPSQMKLEPFHEVVLESSSVEELKEKLNELSGIPLENLEFSKGRGTFPCDISVLEIHQDLDWNPKVSTLNVWPLYICDDGAVVFYRDSTEELMEMSEEERSELMKKESSRLLKTGHRVSYSPRKEKALKIYLDGGPAKDSSQD, encoded by the exons ATGGAAATGGTGCCCAGCGAAGAAAACCAGCTCGTACCCAAAGAG ATAGAAAGTGCAGCTGAGGAGCCTCGTGTGCTGTGCATCGTCCAGGATACCACCAATGCCAAGACTGTTAACGCGCGGCTGACCCTTAACCTGCCGGCTTCCACGCCCCTCTCCAAACTCTGCGAGGATGTGGCCCACAAGGCTGGCTATGTGAACGGCACCTTTGATCTGGCATGGGGCAGCACGGAGGCCATG GCACCTCTTGACCAGAGCAGTGAGATGACTTTGGTGGACTCAGGGTTCGCGGCAGGCAAGAAGAACTTTCTCCATCTAATCGATAAGGATGGGGAGCAGCCGCAGATCGCCTCT GACGAGTCCGGGACGGCGGACAGCAGCGGTTTGGACGACAGCTCGCAGGACCGCTTCATCGGCCCGCTGCCCAGAGACGGGACGGTGGGCTGCAGCAGCGACTACAGCAGCCCCAGCTACTCCTACTCCTCCATACTCAACAAGTCAGAGACCG gGTATGTGGGTCTGGTCAATCAGGCCATGACTTGTTACCTGAACAGCCTTCTGCAGACACTTTTCATGACTCCAGAGTTCCGAAATGCACTGTACAA TTGGGAGTTTGAGTCAGAGTCAGAAGAGGACCCGGTCACCAGTATCCCCTACCAGCTGCAGAGGCTCTTTGTGCTGCTGCAGACCAGCAAGAAGCGTGCCATCGAGACCACGGACGTGACGCGGAGCTTCGGCTGGGACAGCAGCGAGG CCTGGCAGCAGCATGACGTACAAGAGCTGTGCCGGGTCATGTTCGACGCCCTGGAGCAAAAGTGGAAGCAGACTGAGCAG GCTGATCTGATCAACCAGCTGTATCAGGGCAAGCTGAAGGACTATGTGCGCTGTCTGGAGTGCGGCTATGAGAGCTGGAGGGTCGACACATACCTGGACATCCCTCTCGTCATCAGGCCGTTTGGGTCCAGCCAGGCCTTTGGCAGTGTG GAGGAGGCTTTGCAGGCCTTCGTCCAGCCTGAGACTCTGGATGGACCCAACCAGTACTTCTGCGAGCGCTGCAAGAAGAAATGTGACGCCCGCAAG GGCCTGAGGTTTCTGCACCTTCCCTACCTGCTGACTCTGCAGCTGAAGCGCTTCGACTTTGACTACACCACTATGCATCGCATCAAGCTCAATGACCGCATGACCTTCCCCGAAGAGCTCGACATGAGTTCCTTCATCGATGTGGAGGatgag AAGTCTCCCCAGACAGAAAGCTGCACCGACAGTGGGGCAGAGAATGAGGGCAGTTGCCACAGCGACCAGATGAGCAATGACTTCTCCACGGACGACGCCGTGGACGAGGGCATCTGTCTGGACAGCGCCGCCAGCACAGAGAGGGTACTCAAGCCAAAG AGCTCGCTGACCTTTGAGCTGTTCTCAGTCATGGTGCACTCTGGGAGTGCAGCAGGGGGACACTATTATGCCTGCATCAAGTCCTTCAGCGACGGCCAGTGGTACAGCTTCAATGACCAGCACGTCAGCAAG aTCACACATGACGACATCAGGAAAACATATGGGGGGTCCTCAGGGAGCAGAGGCTATTATTCCAGTGCCTTTGCCAG TTCTACAAATGCATACATGCTTATATACAGGTTGAAAGATCCCACACGGAATGCAA AGTACTTGGATGCGGAAGAGTTCCCAGAGCACATAAAGCGTCTCGtccagagggagaaagagtccgaggagcaagagaagaggcagagagagattgagcgCAACACGTgcaag ATCAAGCTGTTCTGCATGCATCCAGTGAAgaacatgatgatgatggagaacAAGCTCGAAGTACACAAAGACAAAACGCTCAGAGAGGCCACAGAAACTGCGTATAAG CTCATGGACCTGGAGGGTGTGGCGCCGTTGGACTGCTGTCGACTGGTGAAGTACGACGAGTTCCACGAGTACCTGGAGCGTTCGtacgagggagaggaggacatgCCCATGGGTCTGCTCCTCGGCGGGGTCAAGTCCTCGTACATGTTTGACCTGCTGCTGGAGACGCGTCTGCCAGACCAGGTCTTTCAGCCCTACAAACCTGGAG AGGTCATGGTGAAAGTTCACGTGGTGGATTTAAAGTGCGAGACCATCGCCCCTCCAGTGAGCGTCAGGGCTTACCTGAACCAGACGGTCACCGAGTTTAAGCAACTCATTGCACAG gccacGGGGCTTTCTGCAGAATCCATGCGTGTCGTCCTGGAGCGCTGCTATAATGACCTTCGCCTCCTCTACGTGCCCAACAAGACACTGAAAGCAGAAGGTTTCTTCAGGAGCAACAAG GTGTTTGTGGAAAGCTCTGATTCTGTCGATCACCAGGTCACTTTCACTGACTCCCTTTTGTGGAAACTGCTGGACCGCCACGGGAACACAATCAGACTGTTTGTCACCCTGCCCGAGCAGTCGCCAGGCTCCCTGGCCAATAGAACTAGTTGCCCCAAGGCAGGTGCCACCGGTGGCGGTGGTGTGGACTCTGAGGACTCTCTGGAGGGGGGAGCCAAGGGCAGCAGAAAGTCGGTGGAGGCAATCCTGGAGGAGAGCACGGAGAAGCTCAAGAACCTTTCcttacaacaacagcagcagcagcagcagcagcagcagcagcagggcctgGTCACCAGCACCAGTGGCAGCCAGAAGAGCTCCGACCACAGTGACTTTGAGCACATCGACTCCCCATCCCAGGACACTGAGTCGCCGTCCACCTCGCAGCCCGCTGCTCCCTCCCAGACCGCCCAGCAGCAGCCCCTGCAGCCGCAGCAGGAGAGCCGAGGGCGTGTCGGGCCCAGCGGGGGTGCCGGCGGTTCCTGTGCCGGTGCCGCCGCTGccgcctccttctcctcctcagatCCAGACAACCAGTTCCCCCTGGAGGAGCGCTCGGACTCGGACATGAACAACGACCGCAGCACCAGCTCAGTGGACAGCGACATCCTGAGCTCCAGCCACAGCAGCGACACGCTGTGCAACGCCGACAGCAGCGGGCCTCTGCCGCTGGCCAACGGCCTGGACTCGCACAGCATCACCAGCAGCCGCCGCTCCAAGGCCCACGAGGGCAAGAAGGAGACGTGGGACACTGCAGAGGAGGACTCGGGCACCGACAGCGAGTACGACGAGAATGGCAAGAGCAAGGCTGAGGCGCCTTACCTGTACTTCAGGGCAGAACCCTACACGCAGGACgagggagcaggagacgcaCAGAAAT GTCTACTGGTCCACGTGGACAAGAGAATCACACTGGCAGCGTTTAAGCAGAACCTGGAACCCTTCGTGGGCATCACGGCCACGCAGTTCAAAGTGTTCCGCGTCTACGCCAACAACCAGGAGTTCGAGAGCGTACGGCTAAACGAGacactctcctctttctcagaCGACAACAAG ATAACCATTCGGTTAGGACGAGCCCTGAAGAAAGGAGAGTACCGAGTGAAGGTTTATCAACTGCTCATCAACGATGCAGAG CCTTGTAAGTTCCTGGTGGACACGGTGTTTGCCAAGGGCATGACCGTGAGACAGTCCAAAGAGGAGCTTCAGCCTCTGCTGAAGGACCAGTGCAAGCTGGACCTGAGCATTGacag ATTTCGCCTCAGGAAGAAGACCTGGAAAAACCCCGGGACAGTGTTTCTTGACTACCACGTCTACGAAGAAGACATCAATATTTCCAGCAACTGGGAAGTTTTCCTGGAGGTCCTTGAGG AACCAGAGCGGATGAAGTCCATGTCCCAGCTGGCAGTCTTGACCCGGCGATGGAGGCCGTCCCAGATGAAGCTGGAGCCCTTCCATGAGGTGGTGCTGGAGAGCAGCAGTGTGGaggaactcaaagaaaag CTCAATGAATTGAGTGGTATTCCCCTTGAAAACCTGGAGTTTTCCAAG GGTCGAGGGACGTTTCCTTGTGATATCTCGGTGTTGGAGATTCATCAGGATTTAGATTGGAACCCCAAAGTGTCCACCCTCAACGTCTGGCCTCTCTACATCTGTGATGATGGAGCTGTGGTCTTCTACAG GGACAGCACGGAGGAGCTGATGGAGATGTCGGAGGAGGAGCGCAGCGAGCTGATGAAGAAGGAGAGCAGCCGGCTGCTGAAGACGGGCCACCGGGTCAGCTACTCGCCCCGCAAGGAGAAGGCCCTCAAGATCTACCTGGACGGCGGGCCTGCCAAAGACTCGAGCCAGGACTGA
- the usp47 gene encoding ubiquitin carboxyl-terminal hydrolase 47 isoform X7 has protein sequence MEMVPSEENQLVPKEIESAAEEPRVLCIVQDTTNAKTVNARLTLNLPASTPLSKLCEDVAHKAGYVNGTFDLAWGSTEAMAPLDQSSEMTLVDSGFAAGKKNFLHLIDKDGEQPQIASDESGTADSSGLDDSSQDRFIGPLPRDGTVGCSSDYSSPSYSYSSILNKSETGYVGLVNQAMTCYLNSLLQTLFMTPEFRNALYNWEFESESEEDPVTSIPYQLQRLFVLLQTSKKRAIETTDVTRSFGWDSSEAWQQHDVQELCRVMFDALEQKWKQTEQLCIQADLINQLYQGKLKDYVRCLECGYESWRVDTYLDIPLVIRPFGSSQAFGSVEEALQAFVQPETLDGPNQYFCERCKKKCDARKGLRFLHLPYLLTLQLKRFDFDYTTMHRIKLNDRMTFPEELDMSSFIDVEDEKSPQTESCTDSGAENEGSCHSDQMSNDFSTDDAVDEGICLDSAASTERVLKPKSSLTFELFSVMVHSGSAAGGHYYACIKSFSDGQWYSFNDQHVSKITHDDIRKTYGGSSGSRGYYSSAFASSTNAYMLIYRLKDPTRNAKYLDAEEFPEHIKRLVQREKESEEQEKRQREIERNTCKIKLFCMHPVKNMMMMENKLEVHKDKTLREATETAYKLMDLEGVAPLDCCRLVKYDEFHEYLERSYEGEEDMPMGLLLGGVKSSYMFDLLLETRLPDQVFQPYKPGEVMVKVHVVDLKCETIAPPVSVRAYLNQTVTEFKQLIAQATGLSAESMRVVLERCYNDLRLLYVPNKTLKAEGFFRSNKVFVESSDSVDHQVTFTDSLLWKLLDRHGNTIRLFVTLPEQSPGSLANRTSCPKAGATGGGGVDSEDSLEGGAKGSRKSVEAILEESTEKLKNLSLQQQQQQQQQQQQQGLVTSTSGSQKSSDHSDFEHIDSPSQDTESPSTSQPAAPSQTAQQQPLQPQQESRGRVGPSGGAGGSCAGAAAAASFSSSDPDNQFPLEERSDSDMNNDRSTSSVDSDILSSSHSSDTLCNADSSGPLPLANGLDSHSITSSRRSKAHEGKKETWDTAEEDSGTDSEYDENGKSKAEAPYLYFRAEPYTQDEGAGDAQKCLLVHVDKRITLAAFKQNLEPFVGITATQFKVFRVYANNQEFESVRLNETLSSFSDDNKITIRLGRALKKGEYRVKVYQLLINDAEPCKFLVDTVFAKGMTVRQSKEELQPLLKDQCKLDLSIDRFRLRKKTWKNPGTVFLDYHVYEEDINISSNWEVFLEVLEEPERMKSMSQLAVLTRRWRPSQMKLEPFHEVVLESSSVEELKEKLNELSGIPLENLEFSKGRGTFPCDISVLEIHQDLDWNPKVSTLNVWPLYICDDGAVVFYRDSTEELMEMSEEERSELMKKESSRLLKTGHRVSYSPRKEKALKIYLDGGPAKDSSQD, from the exons ATGGAAATGGTGCCCAGCGAAGAAAACCAGCTCGTACCCAAAGAG ATAGAAAGTGCAGCTGAGGAGCCTCGTGTGCTGTGCATCGTCCAGGATACCACCAATGCCAAGACTGTTAACGCGCGGCTGACCCTTAACCTGCCGGCTTCCACGCCCCTCTCCAAACTCTGCGAGGATGTGGCCCACAAGGCTGGCTATGTGAACGGCACCTTTGATCTGGCATGGGGCAGCACGGAGGCCATG GCACCTCTTGACCAGAGCAGTGAGATGACTTTGGTGGACTCAGGGTTCGCGGCAGGCAAGAAGAACTTTCTCCATCTAATCGATAAGGATGGGGAGCAGCCGCAGATCGCCTCT GACGAGTCCGGGACGGCGGACAGCAGCGGTTTGGACGACAGCTCGCAGGACCGCTTCATCGGCCCGCTGCCCAGAGACGGGACGGTGGGCTGCAGCAGCGACTACAGCAGCCCCAGCTACTCCTACTCCTCCATACTCAACAAGTCAGAGACCG gGTATGTGGGTCTGGTCAATCAGGCCATGACTTGTTACCTGAACAGCCTTCTGCAGACACTTTTCATGACTCCAGAGTTCCGAAATGCACTGTACAA TTGGGAGTTTGAGTCAGAGTCAGAAGAGGACCCGGTCACCAGTATCCCCTACCAGCTGCAGAGGCTCTTTGTGCTGCTGCAGACCAGCAAGAAGCGTGCCATCGAGACCACGGACGTGACGCGGAGCTTCGGCTGGGACAGCAGCGAGG CCTGGCAGCAGCATGACGTACAAGAGCTGTGCCGGGTCATGTTCGACGCCCTGGAGCAAAAGTGGAAGCAGACTGAGCAG TTGTGTATCCAGGCTGATCTGATCAACCAGCTGTATCAGGGCAAGCTGAAGGACTATGTGCGCTGTCTGGAGTGCGGCTATGAGAGCTGGAGGGTCGACACATACCTGGACATCCCTCTCGTCATCAGGCCGTTTGGGTCCAGCCAGGCCTTTGGCAGTGTG GAGGAGGCTTTGCAGGCCTTCGTCCAGCCTGAGACTCTGGATGGACCCAACCAGTACTTCTGCGAGCGCTGCAAGAAGAAATGTGACGCCCGCAAG GGCCTGAGGTTTCTGCACCTTCCCTACCTGCTGACTCTGCAGCTGAAGCGCTTCGACTTTGACTACACCACTATGCATCGCATCAAGCTCAATGACCGCATGACCTTCCCCGAAGAGCTCGACATGAGTTCCTTCATCGATGTGGAGGatgag AAGTCTCCCCAGACAGAAAGCTGCACCGACAGTGGGGCAGAGAATGAGGGCAGTTGCCACAGCGACCAGATGAGCAATGACTTCTCCACGGACGACGCCGTGGACGAGGGCATCTGTCTGGACAGCGCCGCCAGCACAGAGAGGGTACTCAAGCCAAAG AGCTCGCTGACCTTTGAGCTGTTCTCAGTCATGGTGCACTCTGGGAGTGCAGCAGGGGGACACTATTATGCCTGCATCAAGTCCTTCAGCGACGGCCAGTGGTACAGCTTCAATGACCAGCACGTCAGCAAG aTCACACATGACGACATCAGGAAAACATATGGGGGGTCCTCAGGGAGCAGAGGCTATTATTCCAGTGCCTTTGCCAG TTCTACAAATGCATACATGCTTATATACAGGTTGAAAGATCCCACACGGAATGCAA AGTACTTGGATGCGGAAGAGTTCCCAGAGCACATAAAGCGTCTCGtccagagggagaaagagtccgaggagcaagagaagaggcagagagagattgagcgCAACACGTgcaag ATCAAGCTGTTCTGCATGCATCCAGTGAAgaacatgatgatgatggagaacAAGCTCGAAGTACACAAAGACAAAACGCTCAGAGAGGCCACAGAAACTGCGTATAAG CTCATGGACCTGGAGGGTGTGGCGCCGTTGGACTGCTGTCGACTGGTGAAGTACGACGAGTTCCACGAGTACCTGGAGCGTTCGtacgagggagaggaggacatgCCCATGGGTCTGCTCCTCGGCGGGGTCAAGTCCTCGTACATGTTTGACCTGCTGCTGGAGACGCGTCTGCCAGACCAGGTCTTTCAGCCCTACAAACCTGGAG AGGTCATGGTGAAAGTTCACGTGGTGGATTTAAAGTGCGAGACCATCGCCCCTCCAGTGAGCGTCAGGGCTTACCTGAACCAGACGGTCACCGAGTTTAAGCAACTCATTGCACAG gccacGGGGCTTTCTGCAGAATCCATGCGTGTCGTCCTGGAGCGCTGCTATAATGACCTTCGCCTCCTCTACGTGCCCAACAAGACACTGAAAGCAGAAGGTTTCTTCAGGAGCAACAAG GTGTTTGTGGAAAGCTCTGATTCTGTCGATCACCAGGTCACTTTCACTGACTCCCTTTTGTGGAAACTGCTGGACCGCCACGGGAACACAATCAGACTGTTTGTCACCCTGCCCGAGCAGTCGCCAGGCTCCCTGGCCAATAGAACTAGTTGCCCCAAGGCAGGTGCCACCGGTGGCGGTGGTGTGGACTCTGAGGACTCTCTGGAGGGGGGAGCCAAGGGCAGCAGAAAGTCGGTGGAGGCAATCCTGGAGGAGAGCACGGAGAAGCTCAAGAACCTTTCcttacaacaacagcagcagcagcagcagcagcagcagcagcagggcctgGTCACCAGCACCAGTGGCAGCCAGAAGAGCTCCGACCACAGTGACTTTGAGCACATCGACTCCCCATCCCAGGACACTGAGTCGCCGTCCACCTCGCAGCCCGCTGCTCCCTCCCAGACCGCCCAGCAGCAGCCCCTGCAGCCGCAGCAGGAGAGCCGAGGGCGTGTCGGGCCCAGCGGGGGTGCCGGCGGTTCCTGTGCCGGTGCCGCCGCTGccgcctccttctcctcctcagatCCAGACAACCAGTTCCCCCTGGAGGAGCGCTCGGACTCGGACATGAACAACGACCGCAGCACCAGCTCAGTGGACAGCGACATCCTGAGCTCCAGCCACAGCAGCGACACGCTGTGCAACGCCGACAGCAGCGGGCCTCTGCCGCTGGCCAACGGCCTGGACTCGCACAGCATCACCAGCAGCCGCCGCTCCAAGGCCCACGAGGGCAAGAAGGAGACGTGGGACACTGCAGAGGAGGACTCGGGCACCGACAGCGAGTACGACGAGAATGGCAAGAGCAAGGCTGAGGCGCCTTACCTGTACTTCAGGGCAGAACCCTACACGCAGGACgagggagcaggagacgcaCAGAAAT GTCTACTGGTCCACGTGGACAAGAGAATCACACTGGCAGCGTTTAAGCAGAACCTGGAACCCTTCGTGGGCATCACGGCCACGCAGTTCAAAGTGTTCCGCGTCTACGCCAACAACCAGGAGTTCGAGAGCGTACGGCTAAACGAGacactctcctctttctcagaCGACAACAAG ATAACCATTCGGTTAGGACGAGCCCTGAAGAAAGGAGAGTACCGAGTGAAGGTTTATCAACTGCTCATCAACGATGCAGAG CCTTGTAAGTTCCTGGTGGACACGGTGTTTGCCAAGGGCATGACCGTGAGACAGTCCAAAGAGGAGCTTCAGCCTCTGCTGAAGGACCAGTGCAAGCTGGACCTGAGCATTGacag ATTTCGCCTCAGGAAGAAGACCTGGAAAAACCCCGGGACAGTGTTTCTTGACTACCACGTCTACGAAGAAGACATCAATATTTCCAGCAACTGGGAAGTTTTCCTGGAGGTCCTTGAGG AACCAGAGCGGATGAAGTCCATGTCCCAGCTGGCAGTCTTGACCCGGCGATGGAGGCCGTCCCAGATGAAGCTGGAGCCCTTCCATGAGGTGGTGCTGGAGAGCAGCAGTGTGGaggaactcaaagaaaag CTCAATGAATTGAGTGGTATTCCCCTTGAAAACCTGGAGTTTTCCAAG GGTCGAGGGACGTTTCCTTGTGATATCTCGGTGTTGGAGATTCATCAGGATTTAGATTGGAACCCCAAAGTGTCCACCCTCAACGTCTGGCCTCTCTACATCTGTGATGATGGAGCTGTGGTCTTCTACAG GGACAGCACGGAGGAGCTGATGGAGATGTCGGAGGAGGAGCGCAGCGAGCTGATGAAGAAGGAGAGCAGCCGGCTGCTGAAGACGGGCCACCGGGTCAGCTACTCGCCCCGCAAGGAGAAGGCCCTCAAGATCTACCTGGACGGCGGGCCTGCCAAAGACTCGAGCCAGGACTGA